One Leptolyngbya subtilissima AS-A7 genomic window carries:
- a CDS encoding DUF2811 domain-containing protein, which translates to MSEQSMATMASRISLSVEVPEELFEAMRDYVETHPSWSQHRVFCAALSLFLMQNGISDRRINRLYLDAVFDYAA; encoded by the coding sequence ATGAGTGAGCAATCAATGGCGACTATGGCATCGAGAATCAGCCTCAGCGTAGAAGTGCCGGAGGAGTTGTTTGAGGCCATGCGCGACTATGTAGAGACCCACCCATCGTGGAGCCAACACCGGGTGTTCTGCGCGGCGCTGTCACTATTTTTGATGCAGAACGGTATTAGCGATCGCCGTATCAATCGTCTATACCTAGACGCAGTGTTCGACTACGCTGCCTAA